A single Deltaproteobacteria bacterium DNA region contains:
- a CDS encoding DUF4911 domain-containing protein: MVSSMICAESEGAVMRKSRRKSGMKRGGRRPCPEPDRGERQVYVQLAREDVARFKFLLESYDNLAYLTTIDRFKAVVRISTTMSRLDEVREFLGKVGGEMLVRTLEF, from the coding sequence ATGGTTTCTAGCATGATCTGTGCCGAATCCGAAGGGGCAGTGATGCGGAAATCTCGCCGGAAGTCGGGCATGAAGAGAGGCGGCCGACGGCCTTGCCCCGAACCGGATCGGGGGGAGCGGCAGGTCTATGTCCAGCTGGCCCGGGAAGACGTGGCCAGGTTCAAGTTCCTGCTTGAGTCTTACGACAATTTGGCCTATTTGACGACGATCGACCGGTTCAAGGCCGTGGTCCGCATCTCGACCACCATGTCCCGCCTGGATGAAGTTCGGGAGTTTCTGGGTAAGGTGGGTGGAGAAATGCTGGTACGAACGCTCGAATTTTGA